From a region of the Danio aesculapii chromosome 4, fDanAes4.1, whole genome shotgun sequence genome:
- the LOC130221955 gene encoding gastrula zinc finger protein XlCGF57.1-like encodes MPLKREIQEYLIENHNDFIPTENDFSCSQTEMSTQKAGQKTKTVHPLTCQQCGRGFTKKGHLKNHMRTHNGESSFTCQQCGKGFTQKSNLRNHIKIHIAKNALTCQQCGKSFSHKEYLKRHMRVHTVENSHVCSQCGKSFSDESKCIAHMRSHTGEKPFVCDQCGKSYTSQMNLKHHMNVHANENSFMCHHCGVRFRRSAQLKNHVKTHIELVPLMCRQCGKTFSTKENLELHKRNHSKERPYTCQQCGKCFIRNGSLKEHMIIHTGEKPHTCQQCGKSFFRKAYLDIHIRVHTGEKPYTCQDCGKSFIRKGHLNTHMKVHSGEKPYSCELCGKTSYRKEDIKRHMRVHTGEKPYRCSKCGKGFTCTRSLKRHTKIHLL; translated from the coding sequence ATGCCACTGAAAAGGGAGATTCAAGAATATCTGATTGAGAATCATAACGACTTCATACCTACAGAAAATGATTTCAGTTGCTCGCAGACTGAGATGAGCACACAAAAGGCTGGTCAAAAAACAAAGACTGTACACCCCCtcacatgccaacagtgtggaagaGGTTTCACTAAAAAAGGACACCTTAAAAACCACATGAGGACTCACAACGGAGAGAGCTCTTTCacctgccaacagtgtggaaaaggTTTCACTCAAAAGTCAAACCTTAGAAACCACATCAAAATTCATATTGCAAAAAACGCTTTGACCTGCCAACAGTGTGGCAAGTCTTTCAGTCATAAAGAGTACCTTAAAAgacacatgagagttcacacggTAGAGAATTCTCACGTCTGCTCTCAATGCGGAAAGAGTTTTTCAGACGAATCTAAATGTATTGCCCACATGAGAagtcacactggagaaaagccatttgtgtgtgatcagtgtgggAAGAGCTACACAAGTCAAATGAACCTTAAACACCACATGAATGTCCATGCAAATGAGAACAGTTTTATGTGCCATCACTGTGGAGTGCGTTTCAGAAGAAGCGCTCAACTTAAGAATCATGTAAAAACCCACATCGAACTGGTGCCTTTAATGTGTCGTCAATGTGGAAAAACTTTCTCAACAAAAGAAAACCTTGAACTTCACAAGAGAAATCACTCCAAGGAAAGACCTTACACCTGTCAACAGTGTGGGAAGTGTTTCATCCGAAATGGAAGTCTTAAGGAACACATGataattcacactggagagaagcctcaCACCTGCCAACAGTGCGGAAAAAGCTTCTTTCGGAAAGCATACCTTGATATCCACATAAgggttcacaccggagagaaaccctaCACCTGCCAAgattgtggaaagagtttcatcCGAAAAGGACACCTTAATACCCACATGAAAGTTCACAGTGGTGAGAAGCCTTACAGTTGTGAACTTTGTGGGAAAACCTCCTATCGGAAAGAAGACATTAAAAggcacatgagagttcacactggagagaagccttaccGGTGCTCTAAGTGTGGAAAGGGTTTCACGTGTACAAGAAGCTTAAAGAGGCACACAAAAATCCACCTACTGTAG